The nucleotide sequence CTTGCTGTCGTCTGCTGTCAAAGACTTGCCAAGGTCCCTTGTGCTCGGACACGCCGTTGATGGCTTCCGCAGTGGAACTTGAACGCGCCGTCCCTAGTAGTGCAACGGTTTTGTCTTACCGCAGCGGCCATCAAAATTTATATTTCTGTGTTGGAAGCCGGATGAGAGGACCTCTTCGTGGTCCAGAGATTTGGCCGGGCATTACTATTCCTTTGAGCCAGTTGTGCCAGTTGTGCCAGGCTGGAGCCAAACACACAATATTATATCTCAGTTCCACCCTGCCCTGACAGCACCATCACATCACTCACATAAGCTTGCATAGACCCAAAATCATCAGGTACAACCGAGGCTGGGCACCAGAGCTTTCAGAAAGCAGGCCACATCTTTATCCAAAGACCCCGAAAGACTTCGCTTATTGCTTGACCAGTCTCGTTTCTCCAAGAGGAACCCAGACGGCACATGCACGGCACAGCATCACTTACACCCCCCGGTCGAATAGGTGTGCTTCCTCTCATGGGCAATGCAACGCCCTTCTGCAGTTTAttatttctcttttctttcttgtaGATGTGACTGCTACCCACACGAGGCACGACGTGCTTATCCTGCTGCTcatcttttctttctcgtgTCCCGACAACTACCTGGGTTGCTTGCCGGCCATGCCCCGGATGTCATATTGACGATCTTTACCTTTTTACTCCGTCCCCTGTTGCTTACACTGCTCCTGAGCAAGTGGTGGGCATTAGCAACCGCTCCACAGTGATCTTAGCATTGCCCCAGTTTCtatcttttctctctcctttcCAGGACAGCTTCCTTGCTCAGACTCGGGATAACTGCCGTGGCCTTTTCTCACTAAAAGGAAGGGGACCACTCCCTTtggcctccctcccctccatcttgTCAGATCAACATTTCAAGATGTTTGAATACGTCGAGTTTCCGATCCTCCCGATCGTCAAAacccatctcatcatcaactgtGTACTAGCCGTCATAACTTTGGTGATCCTTGGGCTGAGACTCTTTGCTCGCTTCCTGACGGGAGCTGGCCTGTGGTGGGATGACTACCTCATTCTGTTTGCCGTCCCTCAGGGCATGGCCATGGTAGTGATTCAGGGCCTTTGTAAGTCGAACGACTCTCCCCTCGCTCTCGAGACACAGATGTACTGATATTTACCTTCTTTCAGGGGCACCGATGGGTGTAGGATATCCAATGGCCGAGACCGCTCCAAATATCGAACACATCCTGAAGATGCTCGTCTCATACGAACTGATCTATGCGACATCCATCAGCACCATCAAGCTCAGCGTCCTCATCTTTTACCTCCGTGTCTTCGTCAACAAAACGATGCGCATGGCCACCAAGGGCGTCATCATTTTTGTTTGTCTCTGGTCTGTTGGGAATATACTGCAGGTGTTTCTGATTTGTCGTCCTTTTGCCGCCATCTACACCGTCGCTCTGATGCCAACAGCGCAATGTGGTGACCAAGTCGGGTCTTTTATTGCCATTGGCGCgttcaacatcatcaccgacGTGTTGATCCTGACGCTCCCGATTCCAACAGTGTGGACTCTGAAGACctccaagggcaagaagatcGCCCTGACAGCCGTCTTCTTGGTTGGTTTACTGTACGTGAttccctcgccttctcctttccGTTCGCACATCTAacaaacctctcccccttccagcGTCAGCGTGGTCGCCATGATCCGCATCGTAACCCTCACCCAGCTCGACCTCGTCAACCTGACCGAATCCATGGTCTGGGCCGACTTCTGGTCCGCGACCGAGCCCAACCTCGGCATCTTCTGCGTCAGCCTCCCCATGCTCGGCACCCTCTGGACCCGCTATTTTTCTCGCAAGAGCCCCTCCAAGCTCGACCCGTATCACTCCTCTGAGAACGGCACCAACGGCACCAACGGGTTCAGCAAGCTGAAGAACAGCTCCAACCCCGGCACCGACACGATCGTGATGGAAGATTTGTACGCACCGAACAAGGAGGTGTATCACAAGACGGACGTTGCTGCTACCACGCCGGATGGGGATAGGGCGGGGACGCCGCTGAGGGCGAATAGCTCCGAGGAGGCGCTCACGATGCAAGTGGGGGATCATCGGAACTATCATAGGCAGCCGGAGGGGATTAGGGTGCAGACGAAGTGGACTATTTCGGTTGATTAGAATGGTGTACAACAGCTTTTTTACCTGCCTACACATACATCTACGGGCACAGTTTCTTGTTTGTTGGCTTACGGCTTTCATTAGATACGGATTATTGGATTGGAGTGCAAATTCTTCATGTACATCACCATATTTGGAGACtcatatttttctttttgcgttttgggaggagggggacacGAATATATGAGTGAGGTGGGAAAAACAAGGCTCGGGAAAAAGCAAATCAGTTAGATACGGCTACCTACGGATACCTACTACTAGAGAAATCAATCACATTAAAGACAACAAACACTCAGCTATTCAGCGTCTGCTTTCACGGAGCAAATCATCGCTTGTTGTCCAATAGGCTTCATGCTTCATTGGGACGTTTCAAAGCATAGCTAGTGGACAAGTTAGCTGTAGTAGGATGAGGCGTAGCAGGATGAGGCTCAGCGGCACAGAGAACGTAGAGATAAGCGGACGGAATCCCAGAGGATCGCACAGACTCTGCCGCGCGCCGCAAGATGCAACGGTTGACGGGGTTGACTCCACGCCGCTGGGGCACATACACACATCGCCGCATCGTCGGGACCAGGGACCCGATTGAGAGGTTTTGCTGGTGGCGTTTGCGTGGTATTCGGATTTGTGCGAGACTGATTCTTTGAGGCGAACAAACAGTGGACTGGCCGTATTAGGTCAATGGTGGATCTTGAATTCTGGTTGGTAAAGATGTGAAGAGGACAGTTTTGGGAAGCCCTCTTTTTTTATACCCCTATTCTCCCCCTGATGTGGCAACACATAGATACATTACTGAGTCAGCAAGCGACTAGCTAACGACTATACGTAATTGGCACAACGGCAGGCGTGTGTGATAGAAACCATAGATTTTGAATTGTAAAAGAAATCTAGAGAAGTAAATTGTGTACATATGTCTGGCCACACGTGCAGAAACGTGTAATATTCACCAGCTTCTGTAGTCCAAAGTCCGAACTACAAAACCGAGACAGTGGCGGTGGCACAGACCATCTAGTAACGTCCATAGTTTCTTGTAGATATTTATAAGCAGTCTAGAACCGATGGCTGGCGGGTATGTGACACCAATGTTCAAGCTAACGATTCAAAAGAGGAAAGACGAGAATCAAACCCAAGCCAACGTAGGCAAGCATGTGAACAAACAATAGCAATCAATAAATCCGGATGGCTGGTATACGAAAACGAAAATCAAACCGTTATCATTTCCATCATGATCTCGCCAGCTGCTCGCATACACTTCATATCTTGGTCCCCGGCCTCGCCAACGCTCTCTGCTGCCGTATTGCCGAACTGCTGATCTTCGCCGAGAAATTCTCTTCTGTTTTGgtcctctctttctcctccaacacaTCCTCCGCATCCAGCACATCCACCTCAAACACCTCCAACGTCTTCCACCCCTGTTCAGCCCTCTTATCATTCACTGCCTTGCCTCCTGACCTCGTCTCCCCAGACACAACCAACGCATCAACATTCTCCACCGTGATCGTGGGCCCAAAAGGATCTTGAATCCTGACACAGTGAACAAGAATTGTCCCATCCCTAAACCAAGCCTTGACATCGCCGTCCCTTTCCTCCACTCGTTGCGGTTGCTGAGTGTCTTTCCATCCTCTTTCCGAGAGCTCGAGAATCCGGGACAGAAACAAAATCACATTCCTCGCTCTGGTTTCCCAAGACTGGACGAACTCGGCATACTTTTTGTTTCTCAAAAGCTCATCGCCTGTGATGCCGATGATGTAGGTGCAAGGTTGCATATTGGCGTCGTCTTTTCTTGGGACTTTCAACAACAGCGCAGCGGCGGTGAGGAGAAGCTTGTGACCTGGGTGTAGATAGTCAAAGGTTCCACCGAGACAGACGACAGGGACCCCCGGCGTCCGAGCAGGTGTTGGGCGTGGTATATTTCCTTGGGGGACAACATTCATAGTGATGCCCCCTTCGACAGGAATCAACTGCTCCTGCAGCAATGTTTGCCTCCCCTCAGCGAGCTTGAGATAGGTCTGATAAAACTGAAGCCCAACCTCGCTTCGGACGTGGAAGATGTAGTTCCATGGGTGATAGGCCGAGGCAAAGGTTGCGAGGTCAATcacggtggtgttgttggtctCAATGGCAGGGCGAAAGTCTTCAGTGAAGCGCTTGTTGCGGTTGTGGTCAATCAAAACGACTGTGGCATCGACTGAGTTTGGCCCGCCGTCAATTTCGGTGCCGATGCCAAGCTGAGCAGAGACGACGGAGATGATGGTGTAGATGCCGGCTACCAAAGCCTGGGCTTCGGTCCATGACAGGGTCTTGGACCGCAAGAACTGGCCGTGCAATATTGGGCATTCGACAGCTACGGTGAGTTTAGAGGCGCCATTTGGTCGCTTTAGCCTTGAGAGTGCAGCAGTGATGGATGGTCGATATGCCGTGTTTAACAACGAGCGACTTAAGGGGTCGGGAGGAAATGGAAGCAATAGCAACGAGGGTAGTTCGTCTCGAGGCATGGTGAATAGCTATGACTGGTTGTGTGGAAATTGGTGATAGATTCAAGATGTGTCTGGTGGCAGATGTTGAGAGTATAATACAGGTGACGGGACGTTGTTTAGCGGGACGTTGAGATGGGTCACTGATGCACAATGATAACCGCGGTTCGTCCTCAGCGCTGCAGATACCCGCTCGGCTGGTCTGGTTGGGTAAGGTAACAGGTAGCGGGAACACGTGAGGTCTGCAGTTGTTCTCCCGCCGGGTTTGtttctccaactccctctGCTCTGACGATTGAAGCTTCCGCTGATGCTGCGAGGGGCCTGAAAGGAAGCTACCTATAATCCAGCTTGTTGTTAGCGGAGCAGCCGGtccaccaacctccaaaaAGGCCGCGGGGCTACCCTTGGGTAGAAGCAACGGTTCAGGCAGGAGATGCACATCACCCCAGAAGCCATCCGCTGTGTATGTGTCTCGCTGTGTGGCTTTGATATTGACCACCATTCAGGTACCCGTAGGTCGTTAGATTTGAGTCAACAAGTGACGCCCTAGATCAATCCAACGTGTCAGAGACCAGCCGCAGACACCTGGTCAGTGCTCAGTAGGCGGCTGGCGATTCGCAACTTGGCGGCCAAGGTAGTAGCCCCGTCGGCGGCTGGATTGGGTGCACGATTGCTGCCAAACCGAAACATCACATTTGGTCGCCCGGTTTGGGAAATCCCCTCTTCAGCATAACACGAGTCCTGCGATCTTCTACCGCAAGCCAATCCTGGGCTCTTGGGCCCAAACAGCCACATCTCGCGCTGAAGACGCGACACTGACACCGGTCTTGCATTCCGGTCGCAAGACGGAGCCACGGTGGGCGGACATCGCATCGCTCTGGCGCATCTCGAACTACGAACCACCccgctccccccccccccaaacaagTACTCCAATcatcccccgcctccctccgCTGCTTGATTCGAGTCGACCCTTCGATCAACCAAGCTCGGACCCGGCACCGAACCTCCTGTGTGCTGCGCGCAGAATTTTGAGAGTGTCCGAGACCATgaaccaacagcagcaatacCAGCAGCCGTCACGGCGAACAGACGCCTACTCGTCGCAACACGACGAACTCCACCTACCCTCGTCATCCAGCATGGCCCAACAAGGCCAACATCCccttcaacagcagcagcagcagcttcccACCCGCCAATATTCCTCTGGGCCCGGCGTTCCTTCCCATATCAAGCTCGAGCAGTCCCCAAAtcctcagcagcatcaccaccaaagcgCCGGTGTAGTGCCCAACGTGCTACAGCCGGGCGGGCTGCAAACCAGACCTCCTATCATCTCGTCAAATACCGCTCCGGTCCTGCCTACCatgcagcaacagcagccaccaGACTATCAgcctcatcaaacaccaacaaaaccCAACTCGATGAACCTGTCGCATAATTACCCGCGATCCAGCCCCGCCGCTCCCTACGAGGGCGGGTCCGGCTACTCTGCCTACGCTCCCAACACTCCTGGCGGTGCCGGGAGCTCTTCGCAGTACATGTCGCCAACCGATTCAAAATACAGCCAGTCCTCGGGCTCCCAGCGCATCCCCTCCAATGCGCCCCTTGGTCTCGCTGACATACGGCCCCGCGCTGACTCGAGTCTTTCCGATGGCATCCCCGGGACCACCTCCTACGAGCATGCAAACACTCAGTCACGTACCAGCAACTACATGGCCCCATGGGCTCTCTATGCGTTCGACTGGTGCAAATGGGCTCCCCAGGGAAACAGTGCTGGGAAAGTAGCTATTGGGAGTTATTTGGAAGATGGGCACAACTACGTAAGTACATGCGAGCGATATGTCGCTGCTTGGAAATGTCTTCTCTAACTGGTTCACTTCCGGTGGTAGATTCAAATTCTCGACGCTCAAGTGACTCCCACACCGTCCGACGTCTACTCGCCCGCCGGGTCGAGATATACAATGGACTTTACTAGAATCGCCGAAGCGACTCACTCCTATCCCGTCACACGTCTCCTGTGGGAGCCTCCATCGTCACAAAAACAGTCAACCGATCTTTTGGCCACATCCGGTGACCACCTCCGCCTTTGGTCTCTTCCTTCCGATCCTCAAGTTCAGACTCCTGGCTCCTCGATAACGTCAAGAAACGGCCGTGACATGCCGATTACGAAACTCACCCCATTGGCTTTGCTCTCCAACTCCAAGACACCCGACCACACAGCACCCCTGACCTCGCTCGACTGGAACACCGTGACCCCCAGCTTAATTATCACGTCCAGCATCGACACTACCTGCACCATCTGGGATATTCCATCCCTCACGGCCAAAACTCAGTTAATCGCCCACGACAAGGAAGTCTACGACGTCCGTTTTTGCGCCAACAGTGTGGACGTCTTTGTGAGCTGTGGTCAGGACGGCAGCGTGAGAATGTTTGATCTGAGGAGTCTGGAGCACAGCACCATTATTTACGAGCCAACCGGAAAGGAAGAAAGAGGTATACCTTTTCCCCCATTTCCTTCTTATTTTTACCCGTAAACTAATATATTTGTTCTAGACGCTAACGGAGGTCGCATCTCCCCCACACTTGCCCAGCAAACAATgtcccaccctcctcccctcctccgactggccacctccccccacgACCAGCATCTCCTCGCCACCTTTGCCCAAGACAGCAACGTAATACGCATCCTCGACGTGCGCCAGCCTGGCCAGGCCCTCCTCGAGCTCCGCGGCCACGGCGGCGCGCTCAACTGCGTCGAGTGGTCCCCTCTGAGGAGAGGAACCTTGGCCTCGGGAGGTGACGACTGCCAGGTGTTGATCTGGGACCTgctgaacaacaacaacacgtCCAACGCGGCCACAATCTCCACCAACGGGGCTGCCCCGCCAACGGGCGCTCAGGCTGCTGCAAGCACTGATAATGTCAGGAGTCCGGTTGCTGCTTGGCAGTGCGAGTACGAGGTGGGCAATCTGGGGTGGGTGCCGCACTTGGCTGGGGGGGAGTATGGGGATTGGTTGGGTGTCAGCgccgggaggggggtttggggtgtGAAGTTGGGATGAAAGGGGAACGATAGCgacaagaagagaagaggttgaaggaTTATGATACCGTATGAACAACGTGAATGAAATTGGATgttggaaggagggggggaatgaAGGAACGTTTGATAACTAGTTGGGGAGGTTTCGGACGTTGGGAGGCTAAAATGAGAGGAGGTTTGTTTGTGATGCACGAAGAGAGGAGACAAAGGCAGAGAGGGACAGGAGAAGAGGCATCAAAGGGACAGGAAAGCAAGCATTACATACCTGATATCTATAGACGGAATGAGCCTGTGTACTGCTTTGTTTTAACCCTTGAGACCGTAGATTATGGAATAGGTACATGCTGCAGCATGTCTTTACGCCCATGTCGATACAAGGCTTCACACTCAGGAACAAAGGCATAATATGATCCAGCATCTGACTTTTTGGTCTTCTCTAACGTCGCTGCCCCCAAAAAAGAGCAAGATTTGACtttgttggttttgttgcGCATATTATCAAGATGCAACACACGCTATAAAATTTTCCGAAAAAGACGCTCCTTTCGTTACTCATTACATTGTTCGTAGCATTTGATGAGAGGTcatggtttttgttttcaaGATGACCACCAACTATTTTATCTCAACACATCACATGACAAGACGTTTAAAGCTTCTGCATGGCAACAATGTCGGAAGACTGAACGTagtcctcgagctcggcgaTCTGCTCCTGGAGATCATCAAGAGAGACCTTCTCGTCCTCGACGACAAGGTTGATCTGGAGCTTCTTGATACCGAAGCCGACGGCGACGAGCTTGGAAGCACCCCAGACGAGGCCGTCCTTCTCGATGGCACGGACACCCTCCTCGAGGGCAACCATGTCGGTCTCATCATCTGTGGAGAAGCAGTGTTAGCAGGAATGCCAGAAAAAGTAAATCATTGAAAATTGCAACATACCCCAAGGCTTGACGTCCATGGTGACGACGGACTTGGCGGCGGGCTtggccttgccctccttcttcttgcggtACTCGGCGAGGCGCTCCTCACGGATGCGGGCAGCCtcggcgtcctcctcctcgtcgtcggaaCCGAAGAGGTcgacatcctcatcctcctcctcctcggcggcggcggcgggggccTTGGCGGGATTGAGGGTCACCTCGGCGACGTCGGGGCCGTAGACGGTGTAGGGCTGGCTGGCATCaccggggagggtggtgaactCCTCCTCGTAGGAGGCGATGTGCTTGTACCAACGGGCAGCGTTGGGGTACTTGGCGGCATCGGGAGCGGAGCTCAGGGCCTTGAAGACGACAACATCGGCCTGGGAGGCAGAGTACCTTTGGAGAAGCGCCTTTGTTAGTTCACAACGtctcttttgcttttctctTGCGCGCTTAGAATTGGCAGTGAACAAGAGGACACAAAGCGCAACTCAGAGCCGAAAACTGAACTGCGCGCTGCGGGGTGAAAAGGATAAGGGAAATCAGAGTCACAATAATTTGCTGGATGTGTAATCATTTGCAGAGGTCTTAATTCTGCTAAGAAACACGGACCCCGGTGATCATCATgaaaagagaggaaaaaaTGGTGTATGACTGtcagggaggggggaaatcAACACATACCCGGTAACGTAAGAGCGGGTAAGGAGCCAGTTGTTGAGCACGGTGAGACCGGCATCGGAGAGGAGATCGGTGAAGCCCAttttgatgatgttgtgaaGTCTTTGCGACGTCGTTTTGTTTAGAGGTGTGGATGAGGAAGTTGTCGAGGTGGCAgcaaggagggcgaggatggcggggttAGAAAATCTTTTGAATTTAATAGATTTCGCTGAGTCCCGGAACCCCGCACTGAGCAGCCCACTTtcgcccaccccccctcgTCCCTGATTTTGATGGCCTGAGGCAGAAAGGGCCGTTGCCCGACGCTCCACTTTAACTGCTCTGGACCGAGGACCCTGGTTGGCTCCGCGTTTCATCTCATCTCTGGGATGGACAGGTCCAGATCGCAAAACACCATGAAGGGTTTTGTTGAAAGCTGGAGACAGGAATAATCTGTCCTGGAGCCTCGATGTCATGGTACTTGACTCTGCTCACTCGATCCAGGTAGAAGTAAGGATTGGGGTAATGCGACCCTTGAAGACGGCCTAGAGCCAGCCTGGAGTTCTCACTCGTCCTGCCAAACACATGTGGGTTTCCGGATGACTCAAGCATCACCATGAACATGACATACACATTAACGTCCCGAGGATTTGGGTATTCTTAGTCAACTATTTTACCGGTATTCTCTTTCCTAGACCCTTGGTAGCTTAGAATGAAAGTCTTCTCCCTAGATGACTGATTCAGGGGACTGTTGTCCCACATGTCCCAGCAAGAAAATACTGTTGACAAGCTCCGGGCTGTAGGGTTAGGATACAACCATTGTCTCTCACAAGACAGACCATAATTCTATCTGAGAAACTCAGCATAGTTCTGAAATGTTCTGAAAGGTACAACTTATTCCTCCTCGGcttgatcaccaccactcaaATCCGGAATCCACCCCTTGGGACGTTCGCTACCCCTGATGGTCCTGTCGTAACCCAGACGTTCAACCTTTTGAACAGACTGCCGTGTgacctccagcttcttctcccactGGAACCTGTTGCCTTGCCCAACGGGAAGCATCTCAAAAAAGCTACCCAGCTCATGCATATCCTCGACAATGGTTCGAGGCTGTTCGTCACCCCCAGCTCCGCCCCCAGCCATTGTGCCTGTCAGTGCTGTTGACGTAGTGGCAAAACGCATCATCTCACCCGTAAGATCAAACACGCCGTAGAGGTAGTCATCTTGGGTGAGGCTAACTTTCGGTGTCTCCTTCTCCTGGGGTTGCTCTGGGGCCGCAGAAGTTGGCTCGCTTGCATCCGTCATGGCTACATCTTCTGATGGTGTGATCCCCTTCTGGACCAAGTCCTCCATGATCGGTGTTAGCTGctcgggggtgatgagggtcTGTGTCTTGAGATAATGCAAGAAAGTAAGCGCCTCCACAAGCTCTTCCAGACACATCAGGGATCGAGCATATCGGTAGCGATTGATGCCCTGGATCTCAGGGGCAATGGTGGCCAGAAGCTTGGAGATATCGGCGAGCCGTGTGTCAATCTCGGCCTGGATGTTTTTTGGCAATTCCTCGTCGATTTTCCGGATTCTGAATAATGATATGAGCATTTCAAGATATCTTCTTAGGATTTAGATCCACCCCATACCTCTGCAAGGCAAATATTCTGTCACGGTGGTTAGTGAAGGGTCAATTCGAGCCAAGGCACATGCAAGCTCACATTTTCTTGCTCAAAGCCGTGATATCTCTTGAAGCCTTGATAATGCGCTCCCGGCGGTCATGGTGCCGGTCAAGCTCATCTCTGAGAGTCTCAAACATGGGTGTGAACTGATTCTGCACAGCCTTTTTGGCAGGCGGCTTTGGTCCATCCCTCTTCTTGGCATTGCCATTCCAGTCGCGCTTGAACCCGGACATTTTGACGTATTTTTTGTTGGTTTGTACAAGAGGTGCAATTTGTTGTCGCTCTTGAACGCCTTCCATTTTTGACGTCGTGGTGATTGGTTTGGTGCTATGGGGACACTCCATGGGCGTGGCTCTACACCAAAATTGTTAggctcatctcatctcaacaGGGGTGAGATTCACCCAGACATGAAGGGTGAAGGACGACAATCTCATACATAAATCGACAATATTTCTCCGCATCGTGGCCAAAGCGATTTCTAACAAGCTTATCTCTCTTGATGAAGTAAAAGGGTACAAAGGCGGTCGGAACTCTGTGTGGGAAAGCTGGGCAGATCACCAAGTTGTATCGGGTTGACACGTCGTTACTGTGTTGCTGAGCTTGACCGAGAAGGGAAGATTG is from Podospora pseudopauciseta strain CBS 411.78 chromosome 5 map unlocalized CBS411.78m_5.2, whole genome shotgun sequence and encodes:
- a CDS encoding uncharacterized protein (EggNog:ENOG503NWYS; COG:S); protein product: MFEYVEFPILPIVKTHLIINCVLAVITLVILGLRLFARFLTGAGLWWDDYLILFAVPQGMAMVVIQGLWAPMGVGYPMAETAPNIEHILKMLVSYELIYATSISTIKLSVLIFYLRVFVNKTMRMATKGVIIFVCLWSVGNILQVFLICRPFAAIYTVALMPTAQCGDQVGSFIAIGAFNIITDVLILTLPIPTVWTLKTSKGKKIALTAVFLVGLLVSVVAMIRIVTLTQLDLVNLTESMVWADFWSATEPNLGIFCVSLPMLGTLWTRYFSRKSPSKLDPYHSSENGTNGTNGFSKLKNSSNPGTDTIVMEDLYAPNKEVYHKTDVAATTPDGDRAGTPLRANSSEEALTMQVGDHRNYHRQPEGIRVQTKWTISVD
- a CDS encoding uncharacterized protein (COG:S; EggNog:ENOG503NWCY) → MPRDELPSLLLLPFPPDPLSRSLLNTAYRPSITAALSRLKRPNGASKLTVAVECPILHGQFLRSKTLSWTEAQALVAGIYTIISVVSAQLGIGTEIDGGPNSVDATVVLIDHNRNKRFTEDFRPAIETNNTTVIDLATFASAYHPWNYIFHVRSEVGLQFYQTYLKLAEGRQTLLQEQLIPVEGGITMNVVPQGNIPRPTPARTPGVPVVCLGGTFDYLHPGHKLLLTAAALLLKVPRKDDANMQPCTYIIGITGDELLRNKKYAEFVQSWETRARNVILFLSRILELSERGWKDTQQPQRVEERDGDVKAWFRDGTILVHCVRIQDPFGPTITVENVDALVVSGETRSGGKAVNDKRAEQGWKTLEVFEVDVLDAEDVLEEKERTKTEENFSAKISSSAIRQQRALARPGTKI
- a CDS encoding uncharacterized protein (BUSCO:EOG09262J7K; EggNog:ENOG503NWBC; COG:S), with protein sequence MNQQQQYQQPSRRTDAYSSQHDELHLPSSSSMAQQGQHPLQQQQQQLPTRQYSSGPGVPSHIKLEQSPNPQQHHHQSAGVVPNVLQPGGLQTRPPIISSNTAPVLPTMQQQQPPDYQPHQTPTKPNSMNLSHNYPRSSPAAPYEGGSGYSAYAPNTPGGAGSSSQYMSPTDSKYSQSSGSQRIPSNAPLGLADIRPRADSSLSDGIPGTTSYEHANTQSRTSNYMAPWALYAFDWCKWAPQGNSAGKVAIGSYLEDGHNYIQILDAQVTPTPSDVYSPAGSRYTMDFTRIAEATHSYPVTRLLWEPPSSQKQSTDLLATSGDHLRLWSLPSDPQVQTPGSSITSRNGRDMPITKLTPLALLSNSKTPDHTAPLTSLDWNTVTPSLIITSSIDTTCTIWDIPSLTAKTQLIAHDKEVYDVRFCANSVDVFVSCGQDGSVRMFDLRSLEHSTIIYEPTGKEERDANGGRISPTLAQQTMSHPPPLLRLATSPHDQHLLATFAQDSNVIRILDVRQPGQALLELRGHGGALNCVEWSPLRRGTLASGGDDCQVLIWDLLNNNNTSNAATISTNGAAPPTGAQAAASTDNVRSPVAAWQCEYEVGNLGWVPHLAGGEYGDWLGVSAGRGVWGVKLG
- the EFB1 gene encoding Translation elongation factor 1 beta (BUSCO:EOG092644ZU; antiSMASH:Cluster_8; COG:J; EggNog:ENOG503NV8V), which gives rise to MGFTDLLSDAGLTVLNNWLLTRSYVTGYSASQADVVVFKALSSAPDAAKYPNAARWYKHIASYEEEFTTLPGDASQPYTVYGPDVAEVTLNPAKAPAAAAEEEEDEDVDLFGSDDEEEDAEAARIREERLAEYRKKKEGKAKPAAKSVVTMDVKPWDDETDMVALEEGVRAIEKDGLVWGASKLVAVGFGIKKLQINLVVEDEKVSLDDLQEQIAELEDYVQSSDIVAMQKL
- a CDS encoding uncharacterized protein (antiSMASH:Cluster_8; COG:J; EggNog:ENOG503P2B8), producing MECPHSTKPITTTSKMEGVQERQQIAPLVQTNKKYVKMSGFKRDWNGNAKKRDGPKPPAKKAVQNQFTPMFETLRDELDRHHDRRERIIKASRDITALSKKIIFALQRIRKIDEELPKNIQAEIDTRLADISKLLATIAPEIQGINRYRYARSLMCLEELVEALTFLHYLKTQTLITPEQLTPIMEDLVQKGITPSEDVAMTDASEPTSAAPEQPQEKETPKVSLTQDDYLYGVFDLTGEMMRFATTSTALTGTMAGGGAGGDEQPRTIVEDMHELGSFFEMLPVGQGNRFQWEKKLEVTRQSVQKVERLGYDRTIRGSERPKGWIPDLSGGDQAEEE